The following coding sequences lie in one Primulina huaijiensis isolate GDHJ02 chromosome 2, ASM1229523v2, whole genome shotgun sequence genomic window:
- the LOC140965649 gene encoding GEM-like protein 1: protein MNPSDQSKESKSQPAGAAAAGGGQHVDYAPYPKFEPGDAAPVPNTWSANPSGSVANETPRSPSSQIPGGYATSMPPESNPYISSAPAPKKNVEKVKDVLGKWGKMAAEATKKAEDLAGNMWQHLKTGPSMGEAAVARIAQSTKVLTEGGYEKVFQQTFDIVPGEKLLKSYGCYLSTSAGPVVGTLYLSTAKVAFCSDNPLSYKVSEETCWSYYKVIIPLHNLKAINSSTSKLNQAEKYIQIISVDNHEFWFMGFLNYDSAVKSLKDALQSPPSAPY from the exons ATGAATCCTTCTGATCAAAGCAAAGAATCCAAATCACAACCAGCCGGCGCCGCCGCAGCCGGCGGTGGCCAGCATGTTGATTACGCTCCCTATCCAAAATTCGAGCCAGGCGACGCCGCTCCTGTCCCCAATACATGGAGCGCCAATCCGTCGGGATCCGTTGCTAATGAAACTCCGAGGTCCCCTTCTTCGCAGATCCCTGGAGGATATGCTACCTCCATGCCGCCGGAATCCAATCCCTACATCTCTTCAGCTCCTGCACCAAAga aaaacgTGGAGAAGGTGAAGGATGTTTTAGGTAAATGGGGAAAGATGGCTGCAGAGGCCACTAAGAAGGCTGAGGATTTGGCTGGAAACATGTGGCAGCACT TGAAAACGGGCCCAAGCATGGGAGAGGCAGCTGTTGCGCGAATAGCACAGAGTACCAAGGTTTTGACAGAAGGTGGATATGAAAAGGTTTTTCAGCAAACATTTGACATTGTTCCGGGGGAAAAACTTCTGAAGTCTTATGGATGCTACTTGTCTACTTCTGCTGGACCTGTTGTGGGAACCTTGTATTTGTCAACAGCAAAAGTAGCATTTTGTAGCGATAATCCTCTTTCTTACAAAGTTTCTGAAGAGACATGCTGGAGCTATTACAAG GTGATTATACCATTGCATAATCTGAAAGCGATTAATTCTTCAACTagcaaattaaatcaagccGAAAAGTACATCCAGATCATTTCTGTCGATAATCACGAGTTCTGGTTCATGGGATTCTTGAACTACGATAGTGCAGTGAAAAGTCTGAAAGATGCATTGCAATCACCTCCCTCTGCACCTTATTAA